Genomic DNA from Methanofollis sp. W23:
GCACGTCCCTCGGTCGCCGACCTGAGGTCGCCTGCGAACCCGAAGAGTTCGGCCACCGGCGCCTTGCCGACCACCGTGATCGTGTCGCCGATGCTCTGCATGTCAAAGACCTGCCCGCGCCGGCCCTGGATCTGGCCGGTCGCCGCACCCATCTGTTCCATCGGGACCGTGATCTGGATCTTCTGCGTCGGTTCCAGGAGGGTGTCGCCTGCCAGCAGCAGCCCTGCCTTGACCGCCGACCTGACCGCAGGAATAACCTGGGCGGGGCCACGGTGGATGGCGTCCTCGTGGAGCTTCACATCGACCAGGCGGATCTTGAGGTTCTGGACCTCTTCTTCCGCGAGCGGGCCGCCGGCCAGCGCCTCGCGCCAGCCCTCGAAGACCAGTTCCATTGTCTCGTTGAGGTACTGGATACCCTTGGTCATGTCGAAGAAGGCGTTCGTGCCCTCGATGGCCTTGATATTCTTGGCCTCGTCCTTGTCCACGCCGGCGTTCATCAGGATCTCACGGCGCTCAAGTTCGGGCAGGTTCATCGAGAGTTCGCCGCTCTTGATCAGGTCGACGACCTGCGGGTTCATCGGCTCGAGCTCGATATAGAACCTGTTGTGGCGGTTCGGGGACTTCCCTTCGACCGGCCCGGCCTTCTGGGCTACAGTTTCACGGTAGACGACGATCGGCGGGGAGGTGACGATCTCGACACCCTTGTCCCTCGCGATCCTCCCGGTGATGATCTCCAGGTGGAGCTCGCCCATCCCTGAGATGAGGTGCTCGCCGGTCTCCTCGTTGATGGTGACCCTGACCGTCGGGTCTTCCTTGGCGACCTGGCGGAGCACGGTGACGAGCTTGGGGAGATCCTTCATGTTCTTTGCCTCGACGGCGACCGTCATGACCGGCTCAGAGTAGTGCTGGAGCGACTCGAACGGCGCCATATCCATCATCGAGGTGACCGTGGACCCGACGATAGCGTCCTTGAGACCGGTGACCGCCGCAATGTTGCCGGCACAGAGGTTATCGACCTCGATCCGCTCAGGACCCATGAAGATCCCGACCTGCTGGAGACGGTTGGCCTTGCCGCCCGTACCAGAGATATAGAGTTCGTCGCCGCGGCTGAGCGTCCCTGAGAAGAGCCGCCCGGTGGCGACCTCGCCCGCGTGCGGGTCGAAGGAGATGTCGGTGACCATCATGGCGACCGGCCCCTTCGGGTCACAGTCGATCATGGCCTTCCCGACCTTGGACTCATAGTCCCCGTGCCAGATGATGTGGACACGCCGGTCCTGGGCCTCGATCGGGTTAGGCAGGTGCTTGACCACCATATCGAGGAGCACGTCGTGGAGCGGGCTCTTCTTTGCGAGGGTCTTCATGTCCTCGGCGCGGCAGCGCTCAAAGACCTCGCCGAAGTTCACGCCCGACATCTTCATGTACGGGACCGAGACCGCCCAGTTGTACAGCGCAGACCCGAACGCCACGGTGCCCTGTGCGGCATCGAGCTTCCAGCCATCGTTGTACATCTTCTCATTCATGCCCTTGATGAGCTTGTTCACCTTGTCGATGACCCGGCCGAGACGGATCTGCATCTCGGTGGCATCGACCTGGAGCTCATTGATCAGCCGGTCGACCTTGTTGACGAAGAGCACCGGCTTGACGCCCTCCTTGAGGGCCTGGCGCAACACCGTCTCAGTCTGGGGCATGGTCCCCTCTACGGCGTCCACGACAACGACCGCACCGTCCACCGCGCGCATCGCACGGGTGACGTCGCCACCAAAGTCGACGTGACCAGGGGTATCGATCATGTTGATGAGGTACTGGTTCCCGCCGTACTCGTGGACCATCGAGACGTTGGACGAGTCGATGGTGATCCCGCGGGCCTGCTCCTCCTCGTCAGAGTCCATGAAGAGCTGGTGACCGGCAAGTTCTTCGGAGATCATCCCGGCCCCTGCAAGCAGGTTGTCCGAGAGGGTGGTCTTCCCGTGGTCGATATGTGCTACGATACCAATGTTACGGATCCGATCGGGCTTGTCCATCAGCTCGGTGACCCGCTCTACCATCTTTTTTCTTCTAGTCATGGAAACGCCTCAGACACAAAAAAAAAGTATTTACCGTGCAGCCTTGGCAACACGCTCACGTTCCTCTTTTTTCGAAACAGAGAAACACTTAGCGTCGCCCTTGGCTGCGGCGATCAGTTCGTCCGCAAGGACGTCAGAGGCCGACCGCCTGCTCTTGTGAGAACCATTGTAGGTCGCGGTGGCGAGGAACCCCACGGCGGCGTCCACCCTGCGTTGCGGGGCGGTGTCGACCGACTTGGGGACATTGATCCCACCGTACTTCAGCCTGACCGTCTCCTCGCGCGGGCCTGCATTGGCGACCGCATCAACGAGGATCTGGATCGGGTTGGTCTTCGTCTTCTTATAGACCCTTTCGAAAGCCTTCTCGACGATCTTGCTCGCCACCTGCTTCTTGCCAGTGTTGTGCTCGGTCAGCATGATCTTGTTGATCAGGCGCTCGACGATGAGCATGTCACTCTTGGCAAACTGCTGCTGCGAGAGCTTCCCGCACGAATGCGGCACGATCATGGAGGTGAGAGTGACGTACCTGGCAAGCCCGGGGTCGTTGATCTCCACCTCTGCGAGGTCCCACTTGTTGAAAAGGAGCCTCTTTACACCGCTTTCCTGCGGCTGCTCTTCTGCCTGGACAGGAGCTTCTACTTCCGTCATCACGATCACCTGCGCGGCTTCTCCTTACGGCCAAGCACCATCTCCGGGAGGGAGACGTCGTTGACCTTGGTCACTGCAAAACGGACCCCTGGAATATCACCCTTGGACCGGCCGAGACGGCCGCCGATACCCTCGATGGTCACTTCGTCGTGCTCGTCGATGAAGTTGATCGCCCCGTCGCCGACGGCAAAGGCCGTGACCTGGCGACCGTTCTTGATCAGCTGCACGCGCACGCACTTCCTGATTGCCGAGTTCGGCTGTTTTGCCTCGACGCCGACCTTTTCGAGCACGATGCCGCGGGCCTGCGGGGCGCCCTCGAGCGGGTCAGACTTGATATCGAGCATCAGTTCACGGCGTGCATAGTTGACATCGCTCCAACGAGTCTTGTTGGCCTCACGCTTCAGTTTTCTGGCTGCGAATTTACCCTTTCCCATTGAATACCCTCTCTGGAGTTGAATTCCTGGATGTGGATACTCCTCACTGTGGTATATACCAACGTGTGGATTGAATTTATGTATTGTCCATCATCCTGAAATCTGGTAGTATTCATGGGACGCACACTATAATAATCTTATATCCCCACCCGCCGAATGATACATGATGGTCACCTGTATCTACAAGGACACGCACTTTGACGCGAGTCACCGCCTGCTCCATTATAAGGGCAAATGCAACCGGCTCCACGGCCACCGGTGGCGGGTGGAGGTCTGGGTGGAGGGGACGCCAGACCCTCAGACCGGGATTCTCATCGACTTCAATACCATAAAAGAGGTGGTGGACCGGTTCGACCACCAGGTGATCCTCAACGAGGACGACCCCATGGCCGGATGCCTGCAGCATTTCCAGGAGGTCGTGACCACCCGCGGCGACCCGACAAGCGAGGTGCTCGCCGAGGTTATCACCGCCCTCATCAATGAGGCGTGCGCCGGCGAGGGGGGCGACGCGAAGGTGACGAAGATCAGGGTCTGGGAGGCCGAGACCTGCTACGCGGAGATCGAGTATGCAGGTCTGTGAGATCTTCGGGTCCCTCCAGGGGGAAGGGAGATCCCAGGGGCGCCCCACCACGTTTGTCCGTCTTGCCGGGTGCAACCTGCGGTGCCGGTGGTGCGACACCCCGGGCGCGCAGGACCCGGAGGACGGCGAAGAGGTCAGCGTCGATGTCGTCCTCGACCAGGTCTGGCGGATGCGCCGGCGGCACGTCTGTATCACCGGCGGCGAACCCCTGCTCCAGGTCGAGGAGGTGGCCGAGATGTGCCGCCGCCTCCACCGGATGGACTACTCAGTCGAGATCGAGACGAACGGGACCGTCGACTTCCGCCCGGTGCAGCCGTTTGCCTCGGTCTGCATGGACGTCAAGTGCCCGTCTTCAGGAGAGAAGAGCGACCTTGGTCTCCTTTCACATATCAACTCCCGCGACTCGGTGAAGTTCGTGGTCGGCGACGCCCGCGACCTCTCGTATGCCGAGGAGGTGATCACCCGCTGCCCGGTGAAGGGCGAGATCTTCGTCTCGCCGGTCTACGGCACCGACGAGCGCGGGATCGCCGCATGGGTGCTCAACTCGGGTCTGCCGGTGCGCTTCCAGATACAGCTCCATAAACACCTGGAGATGAGATAACACATGCGAGCAGTATGTCTGCTGTCAGGCGGGATGGACTCGACCACCCTCGCTTATGTGGCGCAGGAGATGGGCTACGAGATCCTGGCCCTCCACCTCACCTACGGCCAGTTGACCGAGGAGAAGGAACGGGCCTGTGCAGAGAGGGTCGCCGGACTCCTCGGCGCCGAAGAGTTCTGCGAGGTGGACGTCGGCTACTTCAGCCAGTTCGGGGCAAGCGCCCTCGTCGACCCGGACATCCCGGTGAACGACTTCAGGGACGAGCACGAAGGCGTCCCAAAGACCTATGTCCCGTTCAGGAACGGGAATCTTCTGGCGATGGCGGTCAGTTATGCCGAGTCGCGCGACGCCGACGCCGTCTTTATCGGGGTCCAGACCTCCGACTACTCAGGGTATCCTGACTGCAGACTCGAGTTCATCCAGGCGTTCCAGCGCGCGGTGGACCTGGGGACGGCACGGGAAAAACCGATCAGGCTGATGACCCCCTTTGTCCAGATGAACAAGACCGAGATCCTCAGGAAGGGCCTGGCCCTCGACGTCCCGTACGAGCATACCTGGTCCTGCTACCAGAGTTCTGACGCCGCCTGCGGGGTCTGCGAGTCCTGTCATTTCAGGCTCGAGGCCTTCAGGGCGCTGGGGATCGAGGACCCGATACCATACAGGAAGAGACCATGACCGAGATCTATACAGGAAAACGACTGAAAGTAGAACTGAACCGGTTCACCCTCCCGGACGGGAGGGAGAAGGAGCGCGTCGTCGTGAAGCCTGGCAACGCCGCGGTGATGCTCCCGATCGAGGGCGACCACTGTTACCTGATCAGGCAGTACCGGTTTGCGATCGGGGAGTACATCTATGAGGCCCCGGCCGGCACCCTCGAAGAGGGCGAAGCGCCGGTCGAGACCGCCCACCGCGAGCTGATCGAGGAGTGCGGGTATGCGGCAGAGGAGATGATCCCCCACGGGTTCATCTACACCACCCCCGGGTTCTCAGACGAGCAGGTCTACCTCTTCGAGGCGCGCGGCCTGACCCCGTCGCACGAGTTCGAACCTGACGACGACGAGATCATCAGGGTGGTCCAGGTGCCGCTCACCGACCTGAAGGCGATGTGCATGGACGGCCGGATCGCCGACGCCAAGACGATCGCGATCGTCTGCCGGTGCCTCAGATGAGGCCCCTGACGCCGGAACGCGCGTAATTTATCTGATATTGAAGAGAACATATACTAGCTTTGAAGATTGGTGAACGAAGAGATGACGGAAAACGTGGAGATGGACAGTGCGAGGCTACGCTACGAGTTCAAAAAGATGCTCGAGCGATTGCAATCAAAGCAGGGAAGCGGGACCGAGTTGATCTCGCTCTATATTCCCCCAGACAAACAGATCTATGATGTCACGGCCCAGCTGAGAGACGAGTTCGGGCAGTGCGCGAACATCAAGAGCAAGCAGACCAGAACCAATGTCCAGAGCGCCATCTCTTCCATCCTCTCCAGGCTCAAGTACTTCAAGACGCCGCCCGAGAACGGCATGGCGATCTTCTGCGGGACGGTCAACACGGTCGGCGACCGCACCGATCTGGCGTGCGAGATCGTCCACCCCCCTGAACCGCTGAACCTCTATATGTACCGGTGCTCGTCCTCCTTCGAGCTCGAACCCCTTCTTGACATGCTCGAGGAGAAGGCGGTCTATGGGCTCCTGGTCATCGACCGGCGAGAGGCCTACTGGGGGTTCCTGCGGGGCAACCGGATCGAACCGGTCGGCGGGGCGACCTCGATGGTCCCTGGCAAACAGCGAAAAGGTGGTCAGTCTTCGGCCCGTTTCCAGCGGCTCCGGCTCATCGCGATCAACGAGTTCTACAAGAAGGTCGGCGACCGCTCAAGCGAGGCCTTCCTGGCCGAAAACGAGTTCTTCGAGCGGTTCAAGGGGTTGCTCATCGGCGGGCCCTCCCCGACGAAGGAGGAGTTTGAAGAGGGCGGGTATCTCCACCACGAGGTCCAGAAACGGGTGCTCGGGCTCTTCGAC
This window encodes:
- a CDS encoding elongation factor EF-2, translated to MTRRKKMVERVTELMDKPDRIRNIGIVAHIDHGKTTLSDNLLAGAGMISEELAGHQLFMDSDEEEQARGITIDSSNVSMVHEYGGNQYLINMIDTPGHVDFGGDVTRAMRAVDGAVVVVDAVEGTMPQTETVLRQALKEGVKPVLFVNKVDRLINELQVDATEMQIRLGRVIDKVNKLIKGMNEKMYNDGWKLDAAQGTVAFGSALYNWAVSVPYMKMSGVNFGEVFERCRAEDMKTLAKKSPLHDVLLDMVVKHLPNPIEAQDRRVHIIWHGDYESKVGKAMIDCDPKGPVAMMVTDISFDPHAGEVATGRLFSGTLSRGDELYISGTGGKANRLQQVGIFMGPERIEVDNLCAGNIAAVTGLKDAIVGSTVTSMMDMAPFESLQHYSEPVMTVAVEAKNMKDLPKLVTVLRQVAKEDPTVRVTINEETGEHLISGMGELHLEIITGRIARDKGVEIVTSPPIVVYRETVAQKAGPVEGKSPNRHNRFYIELEPMNPQVVDLIKSGELSMNLPELERREILMNAGVDKDEAKNIKAIEGTNAFFDMTKGIQYLNETMELVFEGWREALAGGPLAEEEVQNLKIRLVDVKLHEDAIHRGPAQVIPAVRSAVKAGLLLAGDTLLEPTQKIQITVPMEQMGAATGQIQGRRGQVFDMQSIGDTITVVGKAPVAELFGFAGDLRSATEGRAMWSTEFAGFEMVPTSLLNEVVMSIRKRKGLKEQIPRPDDYLA
- a CDS encoding 30S ribosomal protein S7; the protein is MTEVEAPVQAEEQPQESGVKRLLFNKWDLAEVEINDPGLARYVTLTSMIVPHSCGKLSQQQFAKSDMLIVERLINKIMLTEHNTGKKQVASKIVEKAFERVYKKTKTNPIQILVDAVANAGPREETVRLKYGGINVPKSVDTAPQRRVDAAVGFLATATYNGSHKSRRSASDVLADELIAAAKGDAKCFSVSKKEERERVAKAAR
- a CDS encoding 30S ribosomal protein S12, with translation MGKGKFAARKLKREANKTRWSDVNYARRELMLDIKSDPLEGAPQARGIVLEKVGVEAKQPNSAIRKCVRVQLIKNGRQVTAFAVGDGAINFIDEHDEVTIEGIGGRLGRSKGDIPGVRFAVTKVNDVSLPEMVLGRKEKPRR
- a CDS encoding 6-carboxytetrahydropterin synthase — protein: MVTCIYKDTHFDASHRLLHYKGKCNRLHGHRWRVEVWVEGTPDPQTGILIDFNTIKEVVDRFDHQVILNEDDPMAGCLQHFQEVVTTRGDPTSEVLAEVITALINEACAGEGGDAKVTKIRVWEAETCYAEIEYAGL
- a CDS encoding radical SAM protein → MQVCEIFGSLQGEGRSQGRPTTFVRLAGCNLRCRWCDTPGAQDPEDGEEVSVDVVLDQVWRMRRRHVCITGGEPLLQVEEVAEMCRRLHRMDYSVEIETNGTVDFRPVQPFASVCMDVKCPSSGEKSDLGLLSHINSRDSVKFVVGDARDLSYAEEVITRCPVKGEIFVSPVYGTDERGIAAWVLNSGLPVRFQIQLHKHLEMR
- the queC gene encoding 7-cyano-7-deazaguanine synthase QueC, coding for MRAVCLLSGGMDSTTLAYVAQEMGYEILALHLTYGQLTEEKERACAERVAGLLGAEEFCEVDVGYFSQFGASALVDPDIPVNDFRDEHEGVPKTYVPFRNGNLLAMAVSYAESRDADAVFIGVQTSDYSGYPDCRLEFIQAFQRAVDLGTAREKPIRLMTPFVQMNKTEILRKGLALDVPYEHTWSCYQSSDAACGVCESCHFRLEAFRALGIEDPIPYRKRP
- a CDS encoding NUDIX hydrolase, with the protein product MTEIYTGKRLKVELNRFTLPDGREKERVVVKPGNAAVMLPIEGDHCYLIRQYRFAIGEYIYEAPAGTLEEGEAPVETAHRELIEECGYAAEEMIPHGFIYTTPGFSDEQVYLFEARGLTPSHEFEPDDDEIIRVVQVPLTDLKAMCMDGRIADAKTIAIVCRCLR
- the prf1 gene encoding peptide chain release factor aRF-1: MTENVEMDSARLRYEFKKMLERLQSKQGSGTELISLYIPPDKQIYDVTAQLRDEFGQCANIKSKQTRTNVQSAISSILSRLKYFKTPPENGMAIFCGTVNTVGDRTDLACEIVHPPEPLNLYMYRCSSSFELEPLLDMLEEKAVYGLLVIDRREAYWGFLRGNRIEPVGGATSMVPGKQRKGGQSSARFQRLRLIAINEFYKKVGDRSSEAFLAENEFFERFKGLLIGGPSPTKEEFEEGGYLHHEVQKRVLGLFDVAYTNESGLSELVDNAQDALKGMEVIQEKQVMDRFLKELVKDDGVAAYGEESVRRNLEMGAVDTLILSESLRQTRLKIACGNCGYSKEETIRNEPGKTAKDLDLGICPKCSSPLFIEEETDIIDELTGLADQSATNVEIISDEFEEGSMLFSAFGGIAAILRYRTGY